In the Mytilus trossulus isolate FHL-02 chromosome 1, PNRI_Mtr1.1.1.hap1, whole genome shotgun sequence genome, one interval contains:
- the LOC134707524 gene encoding keratin-associated protein 5-3-like, with protein MIVKGHCGGLIVKGYCGGLIVKGYCGGLRVKGYCARLIVKGYSDGLIVKGYCGGLRVNGYCGGLKVKGYSGGLTVKGYGGGLILTIFGHCGGLIVKGYCGGLRVKGYCGGLRVKGYCGGLIVKGYCGGLRVKGYCGGLRVKGYCARLIVKGYSGGLIVKGYCGGLIVKGYCGGLIVKINTCS; from the exons ATGATAGTTAAGGGACATTGTGGTGGATTGATAGTTAAGGGATATTGTGGTGGATTGATAGTTAAGGGATATTGTGGTGGATTGAGAGTTAAGGGATATTGTGCTAGATTGATAGTTAAGGGATATAGTGATGGATTGATAGTTAAGGGATATTGTGGTGGATTGAGAGTTAATGGATATTGTGGTGGATTGAAAGTTAAGGGATATAGTGGTGGATTGACAGTTAAGGGATATGGTGGTGGATTGATA TTGACAATCTTTGGACATTGTGGTGGATTGATAGTTAAGGGATATTGTGGTGGATTGAGAGTTAAGGGATATTGTGGTGGATTGAGAGTTAAGGGATATTGTGGTGGATTGATAGTTAAGGGATATTGTGGTGGATTGAGAGTTAAGGGATATTGTGGTGGCTTGAGAGTTAAGGGATATTGTGCTAGATTGATAGTTAAGGGATATAGTGGTGGATTGATAGTTAAGGGATATTGTGGTGGATTGATAGTTAAGGGATATTGTGGTGGATTGATAGTTAAAATCAATACATGTAGTTGA